The following coding sequences lie in one Sinorhizobium fredii USDA 257 genomic window:
- a CDS encoding TIGR04290 family methyltransferase, whose protein sequence is MVQETKYRTAIEDEILALGPWFHNMRIAGVETSPDHFLGDYPAVKWKAFKHVVPEDLEGRSVLDIGCNAGFYSQEMKRRNAGRVLGIDSDPRYLRQAKFAAEQAGMRIEFRLMSVYDVAQLRDRFDLVIFMGVLYHLRHPLLALDLLYEHVVGDQMLFQCMQRGAKSVSPLEADYDFGEWDIFDRPDYPKLFFVEHRFADDPTNWFIPNRAGVEAMLRSAGFVIEANPEREVYLVRKGERPFMGEPTPLIGSTNR, encoded by the coding sequence ATGGTTCAGGAGACGAAATACCGAACAGCGATCGAGGACGAGATCCTGGCACTCGGACCCTGGTTCCACAACATGCGGATCGCGGGCGTCGAAACATCTCCCGATCACTTTCTCGGCGATTACCCTGCGGTGAAATGGAAAGCGTTCAAGCATGTGGTGCCGGAGGACCTCGAAGGCCGCAGCGTGCTCGATATCGGCTGCAATGCTGGGTTCTATTCGCAGGAGATGAAGCGCCGCAACGCCGGCCGGGTGCTTGGCATCGATTCCGATCCTCGCTATCTACGGCAAGCGAAATTCGCCGCCGAACAGGCCGGAATGCGGATCGAGTTCAGGCTGATGTCCGTCTATGACGTGGCGCAGCTTCGCGACAGGTTCGACCTGGTGATCTTCATGGGTGTTCTTTACCATCTGCGCCATCCGCTGCTGGCGCTCGATCTCCTCTACGAGCACGTGGTCGGTGACCAGATGCTTTTCCAGTGCATGCAGCGCGGAGCCAAGTCGGTCTCGCCGCTCGAAGCCGATTACGACTTCGGTGAGTGGGATATTTTCGATCGTCCGGACTATCCCAAGCTGTTCTTCGTCGAGCATCGCTTCGCCGACGATCCCACCAACTGGTTCATCCCGAACCGCGCCGGCGTCGAGGCGATGCTGCGCAGCGCCGGCTTCGTCATCGAAGCGAACCCGGAGCGGGAGGTCTATCTGGTGCGCAAGGGGGAGCGGCCCTTCATGGGCGAGCCGACGCCGCTCATCGGCTCCACGAACCGGTAG
- a CDS encoding PQQ-dependent sugar dehydrogenase, with protein sequence MDVFAAKAGFLALAAVATVAFGVAGPARAELLARVPAAREMAVCGDMLFVGTKGSSVYAVPLSGGRARRVASGFSAPNGVACARDRLFVASRDSVTAFDIGPGGALSGRRDIRRDLPNSGAHSFRYIAIGPDSRLYVSFGSPCNICLPRGLQGTIVSMTQDGSGLRRVAWGVRNSVGFDWRGGTMFFTDNGADRMGDDIPPDELNALRPGGFYGFPYFGGQIRLKGFEQAPPPARQIAPVFNFQAHVAALGIHFFRSLGGDALVAQHGSWDRSVPVGYQVVRLRFRGGRPVSATTFLRDVGRPVDVKEAPDGSVLVSDDAGGAIYIFRR encoded by the coding sequence ATGGACGTCTTTGCCGCCAAAGCCGGATTTCTCGCGCTTGCCGCTGTCGCGACTGTCGCCTTCGGCGTTGCCGGCCCGGCACGGGCCGAACTGCTTGCCCGCGTTCCCGCCGCGCGCGAAATGGCGGTCTGCGGCGACATGTTGTTCGTCGGGACGAAGGGCTCCTCGGTCTATGCCGTGCCGTTGTCAGGCGGCCGTGCCCGGCGTGTCGCCTCCGGGTTCTCCGCTCCGAACGGCGTCGCATGCGCCCGCGACCGCTTGTTCGTCGCCTCGAGGGACAGCGTTACGGCCTTCGACATCGGGCCCGGCGGCGCTCTCAGCGGCCGGCGCGATATTCGCCGGGACCTGCCGAATTCGGGAGCCCATAGTTTTCGCTATATCGCCATCGGTCCCGATTCGCGGCTCTATGTGTCGTTCGGATCACCTTGCAACATCTGCTTGCCGCGCGGGCTGCAAGGCACGATCGTCAGCATGACCCAGGACGGCTCCGGCCTACGACGCGTCGCCTGGGGCGTGCGCAATTCGGTCGGCTTTGATTGGCGCGGCGGCACCATGTTCTTTACCGACAACGGCGCCGACCGGATGGGCGACGACATCCCGCCCGACGAGCTGAACGCGCTCCGACCGGGCGGCTTTTACGGGTTTCCCTATTTCGGAGGCCAGATCCGGCTTAAAGGGTTTGAGCAGGCGCCGCCGCCCGCCCGCCAGATAGCACCCGTTTTCAACTTTCAGGCCCATGTCGCGGCGTTGGGCATCCATTTCTTCCGCAGCCTCGGCGGCGACGCGTTGGTCGCCCAGCATGGCAGTTGGGACCGGTCCGTGCCCGTCGGGTATCAGGTCGTGCGGCTGCGCTTTCGGGGCGGCCGGCCGGTGTCGGCGACGACCTTCCTCAGGGATGTCGGCCGGCCGGTGGACGTTAAGGAAGCGCCGGACGGTTCGGTCCTCGTATCCGACGATGCCGGCGGCGCGATCTACATCTTCAGACGATAA